ATACCATATAGCTCCTATACACTTACTTCACAAATCacccctttttttatttatttattattctcaaatcaattattattcatcatcatcatcatcaattcacttatctctctctctctctctctctttctatctAATCTTTTGCTTCTTCTTGCAATAACATACATCACTTGCTCTCTCTTGCTTACTACTACTACACTACTACATGCTCTTTTATTCTCTCCATGTCATTGAATAATCCCatcgtttcttcttcttcatcatcatcatcatcatctacttgttgttgctgctgctagCTAGCTACTACTTCTGAAAAGAAAAgctttcatttttttatcttttatctttttgttacttttgaattttgttttctatttttacccTTTTATGGCTGAGGAGGGTTTTGAGGGTTACCATGTCCCACAACAAAGCAGAAGAGATAAGCTTAGAGTAGTTGTGGCTCACAACCAACAACACCACCATCAACAAACAACAACACTACTAGAATCTTCTTCCACTCCTCCtcctactactactactacttctACTTCTTGGTACGAcccttcttcattcattccctCCGATTTATTAACCTGTGCAGCAGCAACACAACAAGGTCATCACGGTAATTTCCACCTCAACAACGAACCTTCTAAACCCAACAACACCACCAACTTATTCGCTTCTTCTTCTGCAGTGAAGCAGGAAGAACAACAACGTTCTGGTTTGATGATGATGGGCTTTGGTGTAGTAACCGCCATCAAcaacgcttcttcttcttcatcttcttctccttcttctaacTCCTCTTCCGTTTCCCTTTCCCATCACCATGCTTACATGGATCCACAATCTTCTTCTACTCTGCATTTGAATAACCCGTCAATTCACGTTTTtgggaacaacaacaacaacaataatccGTTGTTTCTCTACCAGCCACAGAATCTCAGAGATTTCGATAACCATGGCGGTtacggtggtggtggtggtggcggcAGCGGCGGAGGCGGTGAAATCATGGTGTTCAAGCCTGAACCAttatctctatctctctcttccCACAACCATAACCATGGTAGTAACAATAACAATCATAACAGCAACAATAACGGCAATAATCTTCCTCTAGAACTGAATCTTCAGCGGTATGGGGCTATGATTtgcggtggtggtggtggtgtgaTTCCGGGGTTGGTGGTTAACAGTAGTGGTGGGGGTTCTGGTACTTCGAACGAAGTTTCTAGAAGCTGTTCGTCGGTAATGGTGGTACCACAAATGATGGGTCCATTTACGGGTTACGCTTCGGTGTTGAAGGGATCGAGGTTCTTGAAACCAGCACAACAATTGTTAGAGGAGTTATGTgatgttggtgttggtgttgttggTGCTGAAGATAAGATCATTGTTGCTGATGCTTCGTTAATGGAACCTCCTCCTACTGCTGCTAGTACTACTACGCCATTAATGGAGTGCTTGAATCATTCTCATCATGAAGATCCTTTATTGCTTGCAGATCAGcatgctgctgctgctgttgaGAGTCGCAAGAAGTCAAGGCTCTTAACCATGCTTGATGAGGtttgttgttttttcttttgaaaattcTTGACTAATGTTATTTGGATCAATTAttcatagaaaattttaattaaaaaatatatattaaaaacaagttaaacatataaaaatatatggaGGAGGCTGATTTTTGTATTTGGATATATACTTGTGTATGGTAATTAATAACACCTACTTCTCtattatatttgattttgattttgattttgatgtgGTTTTGCTATCACAgtccaacttttttttttcaatgcttAAATTGAGTAAAGTTTTTATAGACACAATTCAATTTTGTAAATaaggatatatatattttttttaaaatta
This sequence is a window from Arachis duranensis cultivar V14167 chromosome 2, aradu.V14167.gnm2.J7QH, whole genome shotgun sequence. Protein-coding genes within it:
- the LOC107475024 gene encoding BEL1-like homeodomain protein 9, whose amino-acid sequence is MAEEGFEGYHVPQQSRRDKLRVVVAHNQQHHHQQTTTLLESSSTPPPTTTTTSTSWYDPSSFIPSDLLTCAAATQQGHHGNFHLNNEPSKPNNTTNLFASSSAVKQEEQQRSGLMMMGFGVVTAINNASSSSSSSPSSNSSSVSLSHHHAYMDPQSSSTLHLNNPSIHVFGNNNNNNNPLFLYQPQNLRDFDNHGGYGGGGGGGSGGGGEIMVFKPEPLSLSLSSHNHNHGSNNNNHNSNNNGNNLPLELNLQRYGAMICGGGGGVIPGLVVNSSGGGSGTSNEVSRSCSSVMVVPQMMGPFTGYASVLKGSRFLKPAQQLLEELCDVGVGVVGAEDKIIVADASLMEPPPTAASTTTPLMECLNHSHHEDPLLLADQHAAAAVESRKKSRLLTMLDEVYRRYRQYYQQMHAVVTSFEYVSGLTNAAPYASLAIKTMSKHFRCLKNAITDQLQFNNKTHFQLSNRKDESPRFGNNDRGPYGQRSGFIEHQPVWRPQRGLPERAVTVLRAWLFEHFLHPYPTDTDKLMLAKQTGLSRSQVSNWFINARVRLWKPMVEEIHMLETRQAQKNTQREEHSRNKSSDPLPSDNTTLVSDNPSTSAADKFQEAPYKRAMNELPSMAIRTQEQVNLACHGNQQVGIGVSMGSASNNVSLTLGLHQNHGIGLAEPFPLSAAQRFGLGLETNNEGYVLSGFESQNRHFGRDVIGGQLLHDFVG